Genomic segment of bacterium:
GCGAAGTACTGTATTGCGCAGGCTCTCCTCAATTCGGTCTCCGGCGATGTCGATCGCGGACTCATCTTCTGTGGCACGAACGCATTTCGTGTCGACAAGATCGTGTCGGTAAAGGCTCTCTTTCAGGAGTTGCTTTCCGGATGGCAGGTCGCGGTGGCGCGACGAACCCCCGTCCAGGTGGCATCCACTTCTCGAAAGGGCCCGTGATGCCTAGCGATAAGCAGCCGGTACCGCCGGGCGACTGGAGCCTGCCCATCCGGGTGGCGCTCTTGCTGCCGCCCCAGGCGTAGTCTTTAGATCGCCTCTAGATCGCCTCCGGCGGCAGATACCTGCCTGACGGAGGTTGACGACTCGTGGGGCGCGCATAGCGGCCCGTCGAAAGGAGATCGACGCTTGAACACGAGGGCTCGGTCACTCGCAACGGTTGTTGCTTTTCTCAGCCTCACGGTCGCCGTCGCCGAGGCCTCTGAGGTCTCAGGGTATGTGCGTGAGCAGGGCACTCTCGCTCCGATTCCGGGCGCCATCGTGTCTCTCCAGGCAGCCGACACGAGGACGACCAGCCAAGGGGATGGTAGCTACAGTTTCGACGTCGGCACCGGGATGAACCTGGTCATCGTCGGAGCGCAGAAGGGGTACTACAACGAGTCGATCGTCGTGACTCCACCGGCCAGTGGGCAGGACATCCTGCTCGAAACGGTGCCACAGGACGACGACCCCAGCTATTCCCTGGTGGATCCCCGTGCCTGCCAGAGGTGCCATCCGCACCAGTACGCGGAGTGGGTCGGCACGCCGATGGCAAACGCAGGCGAGAACACCTGGGTCCGCGACATATACAACGGCAGCGGAACGGCGGGCGGCGATGGAGGATTCGTCTACACGCGGGACTCGGTCCACAGAGACAACGTTCCGGATTCCGAGCGCGCATCGTGCCATCAGCCCACTCTGTGGATCGGCAACGGCCTCTCAGGCGACCTCGACGACACGCTGGACTCCGAGCCAATGGCAGTGGCGCACGGGGTGTCTTGCGACGTGTGTCACAAGATCGCCGACATCGACGAATCGAAAAAGAGCTTTCCCGGAATTCATCCCGACGCGGTGACGTTCACCCGTCCGGCAGGTCCGGAGTTCAATCAGGTGCAGTATGGTGTCCGCCCCGACGTCGACTACGTTAGCCCGTCTGCGATGCGAGCCTCGCACCAACCGCAGCTCGTGGCCGCGGTGTGCGGAGCATGCCATCAGGACAAGAACGATCCCGACGAGGACGGCGATTTCGAGGAGGACGACGGGGTCATCTCCGAGCCGACCTACCTCGAGTGGTTGAACTCTCCCTACGGGGACGAGCGATCGAGCAGGTACACAACGTGCGTCGACTGCCACATGCCGTCACTCGGGGACAGGCAGGTCTGCGACGTTCTGGACCCGCCGCTCGAGCGTGACCCGGACACGATCAGGTCGCACTTCATCGAGGGAACCACGGCCCCGTTCCTGGAGAACGCGGCCGAGCTCACGATGCGGACCGAGTTCGTTGGCGACTCGATCGAAGTCGAGGTCGGCGTGACGAACTCGCTGACCGGCCACCACGTCCCCACCGGGGTGACCGTCAGGAACATGATCCTGCTGGTCCAGGCCTGGCGGGCTGGAAACGATCCGTTCCTGAACCCCCTGCCCCACACGGGATCCGAGACGATCCACGAGCTTGGTGGTATCGGCGACCCCACTCGGGGTTACTACGCCGGCCTGCCCGGCAAGCTCTACGCGAAGGTCAACCGCGACGGCTCCGGGAACAGCCCGACCTTCTTTACCGACGCGACTGGAATCGTCTTCGACAACCGGATCCCCGCGCTCGCCACGGATACCACGAACTACACCTTTGCGGTGACGCCGGGGGAAGGCGCGATTCACGTGCGTGCCCGCCTCATCTACCGTCGCGCGTTTCGCTTCCTGGTGGACGCGAAGAACTGGACCGAGGACGGCCACGGGAACCCTCTGGAAGATGTCTTGCCTCCGTACTACGGCCATCTGATGGAGAGCGCGACCACAGCCAACCTGGTTGGCCACAGATTCAGCTTGAGCAAGTATGGAGGCAACCCCAGGGCAGGAAGACTCTACAAGATCGTGATCAAGGCAAACTCGGACGGAAGCGAAACGGATTACCCTTCCGGCTTCCCGCTCCCGACCGACCCAGCCACGAACGGAGGGTCGGTCACCGTAAGCCGTGACGGGGGTACGTTGAGTGATCCGCTGACTGCGGGTTCCTGGAAAGGGCTCGGGAATCCACCGGGGAGCAAGGGTTGGAAATACGAGAATACGAGCGCACCCTCTGGGGGCGCGGTGAAAAAGGCCCTCTTCAAGTCCAGAGTGATCAAGGTCGTCGCGAAGGGCACGGGGAGCATGCCGGTGCCGACGGCTTCAAACGGCCGCATCGACACCACGATCGTGGCTGACGACCAGAAGTATTGCGCGGAGGCCGATCCGCCACACTTCAAGGAATTGGCCGGAAGGCTCATCGAGTCGAGGAGTAGCATGGAGACGCTTGGACCCGCCGCCTGCGCGTCACCAGGCGGTGCATTTCTCGAGGTGACCTACGGCCCGCTCGACTGATACGGAATCCAGTCCTATAGCGTGTCCAAACCGGTGGCGAGTGTCGGGTACCGGAGAGTGGGAATCAACTCTAGGCGAGCCCGGCGCGATTCAGAGCGTCCAACTGGCTGAAAAACCCTGCCAAGGCCGCTTCCCACTCCGCCGGACTCGCTGGGCCGATACTCCCGGGCCAGCTGCCGTCGGCATGCTCCGGGACCTCAGGCTCTTTCCCGTCCAGCCACTTCACGACCCAGCGCATCCAGCAGGCCATGTGGTTGACTAGCTCGAGAACCGAGTGCAGGGACCCGTCCGGTCGCTTGCCGGCCGTTTCCCAGTCCAGATCTTCGAGCGCCTTGTCCGGCCCTACGTAGATGTCCTTGCCGGCCAGGATCCGATCGACCGCCTGCTCGAGCAGTGTACGATCGTCCTTCATCTGCTTCTTACGCCACCGCGATGTCTGCCGCACGGGGCTGTGGCGGTTGTCGACACTCGACCACCAACAGAGAGTCTACACCTGGCTCAGAGCACACGGGGCGGTGGCCGGTGCAGTGAGTGGTCAGGTCTCATTCTTGCGCAGCACCAAGATTGAGTAGTTGCCATTTGCCTGAGCGACGAGCGTTTCCCCCGAGAAGACCTGTGACTGGAGGTTGGCAACGGTCCTGCCTCTATTGACGACTTCGGTGATGCACGTGATAAGGCCGGAAGTAACGGGCTTGAAGTAGTTGATCTTCACTTCGATGGTGGCGCAGATCTCGCCTTCGGTCAGCGTCGGGTAAAGCGCCGCGCCCATGCCCGTGTCGGCGAGCGCGTAGATTACTGCGCCATGTACGACCTCGTGCGGGTTACGGTGGTGCTCCGCTACCTGCAAACTGCACCTGCTAAAGCCAGCGCGCTGCTCTTCAACGATGAGGCCAATGAGCTCTGCGAACGGGTGGTGCATCGCTACTCATTGTAGCGATCCGCTCGGGTTCCCCCGCCTATAGCCCCGCCGGGGGTCTTCTCTTTCTTCGCCCCTGGCGACCCAGAGGGTGAGAACCTTCTGCGACCGGGTTACCATGTAGCTGGCGTCGCGAGGCGGTTCCCTCTCAACGATCTCGAAAAAAGCACGATCACCCAGGAGCTCGTACGAATGAACGACCACTTCCGAGGGCCGATCGATATACGGCTGTCCTCGGGTTTGCCGTGGCACCTGGAGTTCGACGTCGAGCGAATCGGAAACGATTACCTCTGCCGGATTCACGGAGGCGACCGGCACATCGGTGCCGTCGCGCTGTCGCAGGTGCGCTCAGGCCGGGTGGTGACGGAGTGCCTCACCGTTGCCCGG
This window contains:
- a CDS encoding PaaI family thioesterase, with translation MHHPFAELIGLIVEEQRAGFSRCSLQVAEHHRNPHEVVHGAVIYALADTGMGAALYPTLTEGEICATIEVKINYFKPVTSGLITCITEVVNRGRTVANLQSQVFSGETLVAQANGNYSILVLRKNET